Within the Emticicia oligotrophica DSM 17448 genome, the region GTACGGGGACGCAATTAATACAAGCTTCGGCAACTGCTTTAAATGCTGGAATTACGGCATCAAATAAAATTACTGGTACTGGAACAAGAGCTATTTTTCAGGCAAAAACATTATTATTGCAAAGTGGATTTGAAGTAAATGCGGGTTCAATATTCAGAGCGGAAGTAGGAGGGTGTAATTAGAAAATTAATCCTGATTCGTCAATTTTCTTTTTAGCTTATATTTGTTCAAAATTGCTATTATAGAATTCTATAATTATTTATGACAAATGTGCTAGATAAATCAGAAGTTTGGGAAAGCAAGAATACAAGTAATTTATAAATAATGAGTTGCAGAGCTATGGGTAGAAATTTTTGTTAGTATCATAAATGCTTCATTTATTTAAGTTTTCAATCATTGCATAATTGGTCATACTATATAATATTTTTCTTAATAAAAAAGGTATTAAAATAGAACACGTATATAAACACAGAAGAAGTCTTTATTCTTATTTTTCGGTATTAATTTGAAAAAAAACACCCCAATTTTCAAAGCAGTTCTAGAAAGGGGAAAGGAATAAATTATACGCTTAAAGTTGACAATTAATTTTGGTTAATAAATTTTCTTACATTGTGTTTTAGTTTTGTAGATTGATAATTCTGTAAAAACCATTAGGGTTTAAAGATTCATAATCTGGAAAATCTAAAAATGTGAAAATAAAATAATTGTATCTTTTCCCAAGAAAGCCTCCCTTTTGAAACGAATTTTCTGAGCAGAAAACTATTTCTTTTGTAGAGCCAACCTTAATTTTATCATGCAAATAATAACTATTTCGGCTATTACATTCTTTAAGTGGGAAATCCTTTTTTTTCAAGTCAGTTAATTTTTTTATTTGAATTTTTATTGGAATAGGCTCCCCATAAACCGATACGTCACCGAAAACTTGGATTTTTAGGGTAAGAGAGTTTGAGGTATAATTATTTGAATAATAAATTTCAGTTTCAGTTAATAATAGATGTAATTTCTTAATTTCGTTTTTAAGATAAATATTTTCAGTTTTCAATTGCCTAGAGATATTTTCTAAGGAATCAATCTTGTTAAAATATCTATTTCTAGAAATTTCAATTCTAGTTTTTTCTTTTTCTAATTCATCTATATCTGCCTTTACTGATTCTATTTCTTTATTTAATTCTTCAACTTTAACTGTTTGGTTTTGAATTTGAGTCAAATACCACCTTTCTTTTGAGTGCCAGTCAGTAGCATTGTCATTTTTTTCCTTGATTCGAGCCTTTCGAAGCCAATAAATTTGTTTCTCTGCTTCCCTTAAACTTATTGTCAAATTCTCTACAGTTTTATTTAAAGTATAAATATCAAGAGCCATTTTTTCTGCAGCACGACTAGGATTCCTATGCGTTGAACTTAGCAGAATACTATCTTTGGATAATGCAGTTGAAAGCAAAATTATTGTAAAAATAATTCTCATTTTATTTTAATAGATTTAGTTGTCGATTTATTTCACTACTATCGCATTTACCATCTTCAATGTCTTTCTTTATTATCTCTAGTATGGTAATATTATAATTGATTTCGTTATTGTTAGAACTTGAGAGTTTTGATGTATACTGTTCCAACATAATATCAATTTTATCTTTATATTCACATTGAACGACTTCTTTTTTTTTAAAAAAAAGTAAGTTTAGTATTATTAAAAAAGAACCTAAAGCAAGCATTCTTTTTCCGTAAATTAATGACCGCTCAGATAATTCTGGGTTTGGCTTTACCCATTTTGAATCAGCAATAAATGACAACAAAAATAGGGCACATCCGAGAAGAAATATGCATCCTCCGATAAATACTAACGGATATTCGGTAAAAAATAAAACTAACTCTTTGATTTCTTTATTCATAATTGATGTCAAAAAAATAAGATAATTCAGGTTTTTTAAATTTTAATGTAAATGCAATTTAAAGGCATTAGCATAAACATAGTTCGAACATACGTTCCAGAGTGCAATGAATGGGTAATAATTTTGAGAAACCGTATAAAGCTACAGCCATTTCGTCATGCAGTAGTTATAAGAGTTTTGATGTTAAGTTGGCTCTTTTTTCTTTTTATATCTTTGAATTGAAAATTCTCGACTTTTGATTTGTTACGGCTTTCACAGAGAAGTACTTACTTAACTAGAAACTCTAAATTCCACCTTGTAGGGAAGATAAAGCATTTGATATTAATCAAAATAAAATTGTGTCTTTTTATTCATCAGTTTAACACCCCTTAGTCAACATCTATAAATGTAATGAGCATTTGCATTATCAAGATGAAATTTAAATTGAACTTTTCTATAAAAAACGAAAATGACTAAAATATAATATAGACAATTCTTTCATTCTATTTCATATAAGCTTTGCTAATTAAGGTTTTGCAAGCAGATATATAATATTTTACTCAAAGAAAACAATTATTAATGGTAGTTCCCTTAAAAAATTAGAATATTTATCTAATGGTTTTTTATCCGTAAATTGATTCTAGGATGAGATGAAAGGAAGTGATGATAGATTACATTTCGCACAACGTCCTCCATTATGATGGTTTGGGATTAGCAATAAAGTAGTCTAACATTCAAAGTTTGTAATTGTGTGTTTGGGGAGAAATCAATCCAAACAAAATTAAAGCTGAACAATCTAATAAGTATAGCAAATATGAGTTCAATTATTTTATTCAATAATAGTAAGCACGCGTGCTGGTGTAAACCCGTGATTTTACATTAGCACTTACAAACCCTAAATAATGGTATCAGATTTGAGATTATATTTGACAATGTTCATCATAAACTACGTGGTTTAATATTTTTTACATTTAGACATAAGCTACAGTTGTAGGTTGTATTTATATTTTACTTTAAACAATAGGATTTAATTTCTTTAAAGGAGACATAATTGACTCAAAATCATGTTAAAAATGATATTTCCACTTCATCACCGTTTGATGTTAGTTGTCACCTAATTTATGACATTTATGCTTGTATTGTTTTTATTTTATATTTTTTAAGATAAAAAATATAACATTTACGAAAGTGTTTTCATCATTTTCTTGGTGGTTGTAATTAATAAATTTTATCATTTTTATAGTATTAATAAGTAAAAACGTGTTACAGACGCCCCCCAAAAAAAACTTAAAAATTAAATTATTGGTATTCAAAATGCCAAGTGAATATTCTATTGCAAACATTTTTTTTGTTGTGGTATTCTTATTTTGTTTTTCAATTGTTGAAACTATCGCACAAAAGGTATACGAACCTTGGAGGCGGTACGAAAAAACTTCCCAAATTGAGTTTGGAATAGGTACTAGTAATTATCTTGGTGATATTCATCCTATTGATAATATTTATTCGTATCAGAGTTCAATTAGATGGAATACGTCATTGTCTTATATTAAGCAAATTACGCCTTTTTATTCCTTAAAAATAGCATTTTCTTGGGTGCGATTGGCAGGAGATGACTATGTATTTACCAAAAATCAAGTTTCTAAGACGGATAATTTTGATATCAATTTTTTAAGAAATTTAAGCTTTAGAAATGATTTAAAAGAGGTTTCATACGTAAGTATTATTAATCTTAAGAGTGGTTTTTTTGCCCGTAATTTTAAAAATAGGCCGCAAATGATTCCATATTTTCTTTTGGGTACATCATTAATTAAACATCAGCCTTTAGCGAGAGAAATATATACACAAACAATTGGTTTGGGTGAGTGGAGAAAGATTAACGTTAGTCAATCGAAGAGAAATATTGCTTTTGCAATACCCACAGGCATTGGATTAAAAGGTAGGGTATCCGAAAAATTTGATTTAAATTTTGAATTAAACTATCATTTTGTTTTTACTGATAATTTAGATGATATTATCGGTAGGCCCTTTCCTAAAAATGAGTTAATAGGAAATACAGATTTTACAAATAGGAGTACCGAAAAGTTTACAGCTAATAATGGTTTTAATCGCACGAACTTGTATAACATTGTTGCTCAAAGACAAGGGTTTAGCTTTTTTAATGGATTGGGTACAAATCTTTTTCCTACGATTGGATACCCCAATACTACACCAGAAAGGGGTGATAAAAAGAACGATTCATTTTTGATGATTTCTGTAAAAGTACAATACTATTTATCGAAAAGGGATAGGTGTAAATATTAATAATTGTGATTAAACGGTTACGTTTTTTAAAAAGCATAGTCTAAATAAAATAGTGAAGTAGCTTTCTCTACAAAAAAATCTCTCGCTTTAAAATGACTAAAAAATGTGCTTTTACAAAATGAATTTCATGCTTTTGCTCGACACCTACTCAAGTTTACAATAAATTTTGATTTCGTAATTTGAAACCCCAAAAAAAGCTAATCCTTTAATCAATATCCTAAAAGTAGTATTCCCATTCATTTTAAGTGAAAGAAACTTAAATCCATAAAAATGTAAATCTTCAGTTATTAAAGAAATGATTTGAAGGATTTAGTAGTCGAAAGAAAGCAAATTTCAAAGAGTGTAATTAATGCCTTGGGCTTTTGAACTCATTAAAAATTAAAGTTTCAGTCTAAGATAAGATATAATCAGTATCCCAAAAATGATTTAAGTGATGAAAAATTTTAAGAAAACTAATCAATTTGCCAAAATTATTCAAAAAAGCTATTTCTGGGCGTTTTTTGTATTTAGCCTATTTGAAAGTTTTATTACTTATGGGCAAGCTTGTACTGGTTCTTTAGGATCACCAGTTGTAAAACAAGATTTTGGAACCAATGGTGGAACTTTTGAATTAACAACTTACTCCTACCAAAGTACCGAATGTCCAAATGATGGTAATTATTCTCTTCAACCAAAAACAGTTGCTTGTTTTTCAGGTAATTGGAATACACTAAATGAAGATCATACACCTAATGATATAAATGGCAATTTGATGATTGTAAATGCTGACCCCAATCCATCAAAGGTATTTTATATTCAAACAGTCAATAATCTTTGTCCTAATACTACTTATGAATTATCTGCTTACATAATTAATTTACTAAGACAAGGAGTTTCAGGAGCTAAACCAAACATTAAATTCAAGATAGAAAAAACAGATGGAACTTTAATACAAGAATATTCGACTGGAAATATTGATTCACCATCAAGTAATCCTGTGACTCCTTCAATGTGGGGTAGGTATGCTACTTTTTTCACAACATCAGCAGGAATGAATAGTGTAGTATTAAAACTTATTAACAATGCAGCAGGAGGGGGTGGAAATGATTTAGCCATAGATGATATTGCATTTAGTCCTTGTGGTCCATTGTTGAGTTCTAACTCAGGTGGAAGCAACACTAAAATTGTATGTTCCGGTACTAATGTTACGCTGTCAACAAATCTTTCTGGTGGATACACCAGTCCTGAATATCAGTGGCAAGAAAGTAGTAATAACTTGGACTGGTCAAATATTGCAGGTCAAACAAATAGCACTTATACATTTTTATCCAGTAATACTGGAAGTACTGTAACAGCAAAGTATTTCCGTTCTTTAGCCTCTGAAGCGGGCAATATAAATAATGTCAATTGTAGAATTGAATCGAGCGTAACTCTAATAAAAACAATTCCTCAACCAATAGTCAATCAGCCAGTAAATTTAACAGTATGTAATAACACACTTACAACTGTGAATTTTACAGGTATTGCTACGCGTTATAATTACACAAGTAGTGCAAATATTGGAATAACAACAACTAATGTGTCAGCTACCAATAATAATGCTTCTTTTACATTTACTGCACAAAATAATGGTACTTCACCAGTTAGCTCAACTATTACAGTGACTCCAATTTATCAGCAAGACTCGATCTGTCAAGGAGAAGCCAAAACATTCACAATTACAGTAAATCCAACACCAACAGTTGAAAAACCAAGCAATCAAGTAATCTGTAACAATACATTATCAACAACTGTCAATTTTAATGGAGCCGTTCCTGGAACAATATACAATTGGACGAATAATACTCCATCTATAGGATTGGCTAGTAGTGGTTCGGGTAATATTGGAAGTTTTACAGCCATAAATTCTGGTACTAATCCTATCACGGCCACCATAACTGTTACACCAAGTTATACAAATAATGGTAGGACCTGCGATGGTACACCTCAAACATTCACAATTACAGTAAATCCAACACCAACAGTTGAAAAACCAAGTAATCAAGTTAACTGTAATAATACTTCGTCAAGTGCTATTAACTTTAGTGGTGCGGTAGCAGGAACAATATACAATTGGACAAATAATACTCCATCGATAGGATTAGCTACTAGCGGCTTGGGCAACATTGGGAGTTTTACAGCCATAAATACTGGTTCGAACCCAATAACAGCTACTATAACAGCTACACCAAGCTATACAAATGCAGGTAGGACATGCGAAGGAATACC harbors:
- a CDS encoding DUF6089 family protein codes for the protein MPSEYSIANIFFVVVFLFCFSIVETIAQKVYEPWRRYEKTSQIEFGIGTSNYLGDIHPIDNIYSYQSSIRWNTSLSYIKQITPFYSLKIAFSWVRLAGDDYVFTKNQVSKTDNFDINFLRNLSFRNDLKEVSYVSIINLKSGFFARNFKNRPQMIPYFLLGTSLIKHQPLAREIYTQTIGLGEWRKINVSQSKRNIAFAIPTGIGLKGRVSEKFDLNFELNYHFVFTDNLDDIIGRPFPKNELIGNTDFTNRSTEKFTANNGFNRTNLYNIVAQRQGFSFFNGLGTNLFPTIGYPNTTPERGDKKNDSFLMISVKVQYYLSKRDRCKY